In the genome of Streptomyces pactum, one region contains:
- a CDS encoding acyl-CoA dehydrogenase family protein — protein sequence MDFAFDARTEELRGRLLAFMDEYVHPAEEVAERQRAALPSPWHTPPVVEELKAAARARGLWNLFMPGDEYGAGLTNLQYAPLAEITGRSPQLAPTALNCAAPDTGNMELLAQFGSGRQRARWLEPLLAGEIRSAFAMTEPDVASSDATNVQTRIERDGDSYVITGRKWYISGAMNPACEIFIVMGKTDPGAEDVRRQQSMVLVPRDTPGVEVRRAMKVYGYEDHYHGGHAEIVFDRVRVPVENLIGEEGGGFAIAQARLGPGRIHHCMRLIGMAERAIELMCRRAASRTAFGRPLAAQGVVQEWIADARVAVEQLRLLVLKTAWLMDTAGNRAAHTEIQAIKIATPRTVVEILDRAVQLHGAGGVGQDFPLAELWAAARTLRLADGPDEVHQRSLARRELRRHL from the coding sequence ATGGACTTCGCCTTCGACGCCCGTACCGAGGAGCTCCGCGGCCGGCTGCTCGCCTTCATGGACGAGTACGTCCACCCGGCGGAGGAGGTCGCCGAACGGCAGCGGGCCGCCCTGCCCTCCCCGTGGCACACGCCGCCGGTGGTGGAGGAGCTGAAGGCCGCCGCCCGCGCCCGGGGCCTGTGGAACCTCTTCATGCCGGGGGACGAGTACGGGGCCGGGCTGACGAACCTCCAGTACGCCCCGCTGGCGGAGATCACCGGGCGCAGCCCGCAGCTCGCCCCGACCGCCCTGAACTGCGCGGCACCCGACACCGGGAACATGGAGCTGCTGGCCCAGTTCGGCTCCGGGCGGCAGCGCGCGCGGTGGCTGGAGCCGCTGCTGGCCGGGGAGATCCGGTCGGCGTTCGCGATGACCGAGCCGGACGTGGCCTCCTCCGACGCCACCAATGTGCAGACCCGGATCGAGCGCGACGGCGACTCGTACGTGATCACCGGCCGCAAGTGGTACATCTCCGGGGCGATGAACCCGGCGTGCGAGATCTTCATCGTCATGGGCAAGACCGACCCCGGCGCCGAGGACGTGCGGCGCCAGCAGTCGATGGTGCTGGTGCCCCGCGACACCCCCGGGGTGGAGGTGCGCCGCGCGATGAAGGTCTACGGGTACGAGGACCATTACCACGGCGGGCACGCGGAGATCGTCTTCGACCGGGTGCGGGTGCCGGTGGAGAACCTCATCGGCGAGGAGGGTGGCGGCTTCGCCATCGCCCAGGCCCGGCTGGGTCCCGGCCGCATCCACCACTGCATGCGGTTGATCGGGATGGCCGAGCGGGCGATCGAGCTGATGTGCCGCCGGGCCGCCTCGCGGACCGCGTTCGGCCGGCCGCTGGCGGCGCAGGGCGTGGTCCAGGAGTGGATCGCCGACGCCCGGGTCGCGGTGGAGCAGCTGCGGCTGCTGGTGCTGAAGACGGCCTGGCTGATGGACACCGCCGGCAACCGCGCGGCGCACACCGAGATCCAGGCGATCAAGATCGCCACGCCGCGGACCGTGGTGGAGATCCTGGACCGGGCGGTGCAGCTGCACGGCGCGGGCGGCGTCGGCCAGGACTTCCCGCTCGCCGAGCTGTGGGCGGCGGCCCGGACCCTGCGGCTGGCGGACGGTCCGGACGAGGTGCACCAGCGGTCGCTGGCCCGCCGGGAGCTGAGGCGCCACCTCTGA
- a CDS encoding MFS transporter → MSRTSPAARPAGSRRDETVVIVALSLATMVVSMMQTLVVPILGLMQDDLDATAAEVSWVTTATLLSAAVFTPLLGRFGDQHGKKPTLVGMLLVMVAGSLLAATAHSLAWLIVGRVLQGAATAIFPLALSVLRDEIRPARLPGAMALVSGTLAFGTGLAMVSVGLLTQGDDPDYRTAFWLATGLAVAALLAVVVLVPSGRHAPGGRTDVLGALTLAATLVLLLLPITQGNEWGWTSGRTLGSFAGAVVFAAVWVQVERKVREPLVDMRMFVHPPVLFANITGLLVGFGMFALFIGVSSLAQMPSDLLGYGFDASVLRASVQFLLPSTVVSLLSAPLGGQLVHRWGPRPVLVLAGVIGAAGFGWMALDHRHAASVIGAGLLVGAAVSLGYASLPAVVVGSVPLHQTGIANGINSIARSTGSAIGSAVVTTVLASKSAANLPAGAPELPAESRFTLSFLLAAAAFALAAVVAGAGLRRIGMASTVRAAAPAPAPVPADKPAAAGTAG, encoded by the coding sequence ATGAGCCGAACCAGCCCCGCCGCCCGACCGGCCGGGAGCCGCCGCGACGAGACGGTCGTCATCGTCGCGCTGAGCCTCGCCACCATGGTGGTGTCGATGATGCAGACCCTGGTGGTGCCGATCCTCGGCCTCATGCAGGACGACCTGGACGCCACCGCGGCCGAGGTCAGCTGGGTCACCACCGCCACCCTGCTGTCCGCCGCCGTGTTCACCCCGCTGCTCGGCCGCTTCGGCGACCAGCACGGCAAGAAGCCCACCCTGGTCGGCATGCTGCTGGTCATGGTGGCCGGCTCGCTGCTGGCCGCCACCGCCCACTCGCTGGCCTGGCTGATCGTCGGCCGGGTGCTCCAGGGAGCCGCCACCGCGATCTTCCCGCTGGCGCTCTCGGTGCTCCGCGACGAGATCCGCCCCGCCCGCCTCCCCGGTGCGATGGCCCTGGTCAGCGGCACGCTGGCGTTCGGCACCGGCCTCGCCATGGTCAGCGTCGGCCTGCTCACCCAGGGCGACGACCCGGACTACCGCACCGCCTTCTGGCTCGCCACCGGGCTCGCCGTGGCCGCGCTGCTCGCCGTGGTGGTGCTGGTCCCGTCCGGCCGGCACGCCCCCGGCGGACGCACCGACGTCCTGGGCGCGCTCACCCTCGCCGCCACCCTGGTCCTGCTGCTGCTCCCGATCACCCAGGGGAACGAGTGGGGCTGGACCAGCGGCCGGACCCTGGGCAGCTTCGCCGGAGCGGTGGTGTTCGCCGCCGTCTGGGTGCAGGTGGAGCGGAAGGTGCGCGAACCCCTGGTGGACATGCGGATGTTCGTCCACCCCCCGGTGCTCTTCGCCAACATCACCGGCCTGCTGGTCGGCTTCGGGATGTTCGCCCTGTTCATCGGCGTCTCCTCGCTGGCGCAGATGCCCTCCGACCTGCTGGGCTACGGTTTCGACGCCTCGGTGCTGCGCGCCTCGGTGCAGTTCCTGCTGCCCAGCACGGTGGTCTCGCTGCTGTCCGCGCCCCTCGGCGGGCAGCTGGTGCACCGGTGGGGCCCCCGGCCGGTCCTGGTCCTGGCCGGTGTGATCGGCGCCGCAGGCTTCGGCTGGATGGCCCTGGACCACCGGCACGCCGCCTCGGTCATCGGAGCCGGCCTGCTGGTCGGCGCGGCCGTGAGCCTGGGGTACGCCTCCCTGCCGGCGGTCGTCGTCGGCAGCGTCCCGCTCCACCAGACGGGGATCGCCAACGGCATCAACTCCATCGCCCGCTCCACCGGTTCCGCGATCGGCAGCGCGGTGGTCACCACCGTGCTGGCCTCGAAGAGCGCCGCGAACCTGCCGGCCGGCGCCCCGGAGCTGCCCGCCGAGTCCCGGTTCACCCTCAGCTTCCTGCTGGCCGCCGCCGCGTTCGCGCTCGCCGCCGTGGTGGCCGGGGCGGGCCTGCGGAGGATCGGCATGGCGAGCACGGTACGCGCGGCGGCCCCCGCCCCCGCCCCCGTCCCGGCCGACAAGCCCGCCGCCGCCGGCACCGCCGGCTGA
- a CDS encoding phosphotransferase family protein, whose translation MNHDNPPGLDLVSLRSHLERARPGLVDGPLDAELIEGGRSNLTYRVTDGTGRWVVRRPPLGHVLATAHDMAREHRVISALHPTPVPVPEPLLLCEDTSVLGAPFYVMEYVEGTPYRTAAQLGGLGPERTRGVLLGLVDTLVELHAVDPAATGLDGFGRPEGFLERQLRRWGKQLAASRSRELPGIEELHRALGAGLPGPAGRPAAVVHGDYRLDNVLVGEDDRIRAILDWEMSTLGDPLTDLGLLVMYSTPLDVPGSPVGTTAGAPGHPDPAELVERYATGSGRDVADIAWYTAFAWFKLAVILEGIHYRYTLGQTVGAGFDRIGALVPVFIDHGLTTLQER comes from the coding sequence ATGAACCACGACAATCCCCCGGGACTCGACCTGGTGAGCCTGCGCTCCCATCTGGAGCGTGCGCGCCCCGGGCTGGTGGACGGACCGCTGGACGCCGAGCTGATCGAGGGCGGCCGGTCGAACCTGACCTACCGGGTGACCGACGGCACCGGCCGCTGGGTGGTCCGCCGGCCGCCGCTGGGGCACGTCCTGGCGACCGCCCACGACATGGCCCGCGAGCACCGGGTGATCAGCGCCCTGCACCCCACCCCGGTCCCGGTGCCCGAACCGCTGCTGCTGTGCGAGGACACCTCCGTCCTCGGCGCCCCGTTCTACGTCATGGAGTACGTCGAGGGCACCCCGTACCGCACCGCCGCGCAGCTGGGCGGGCTCGGCCCGGAGCGCACCCGCGGCGTGCTGCTGGGCCTGGTGGACACCCTGGTGGAGCTGCACGCGGTGGACCCGGCCGCCACCGGGCTGGACGGGTTCGGCCGGCCGGAGGGCTTCCTCGAACGCCAGCTGCGCCGCTGGGGCAAGCAGCTGGCCGCCTCGCGCAGCCGCGAGCTGCCCGGGATCGAGGAGCTGCACCGGGCGCTGGGCGCCGGGCTACCCGGCCCGGCCGGCCGGCCGGCCGCGGTGGTGCACGGCGACTACCGGCTCGACAACGTCCTGGTGGGCGAGGACGACCGGATCAGGGCAATTCTCGACTGGGAGATGTCCACCCTGGGCGACCCGCTGACCGATCTGGGTCTGCTGGTGATGTACAGCACGCCGCTCGACGTCCCCGGCTCCCCGGTGGGGACCACCGCCGGGGCGCCCGGTCACCCCGACCCGGCCGAACTCGTCGAACGGTACGCCACCGGTTCCGGCCGCGACGTGGCGGACATCGCGTGGTACACCGCCTTCGCGTGGTTCAAGCTCGCGGTGATCCTCGAAGGCATCCACTACCGCTACACCCTGGGGCAGACCGTCGGAGCCGGTTTCGACCGCATCGGCGCGCTGGTCCCGGTCTTCATCGACCACGGCCTGACCACCCTTCAGGAGCGCTGA
- a CDS encoding MarR family winged helix-turn-helix transcriptional regulator yields the protein MSAGPWHPPSKLDLLELLAAIGTAQWRDFTATAARHGLTATQAKVLAQLGGGPLPMRGLADRLVCDASNITGVVDRLEERGLVRREPSTTDRRVKHVVTTEEGRRTIRQVREEMAVSRNALDALDDEERATLHALLSRLRPAAERRT from the coding sequence ATGAGCGCCGGCCCGTGGCACCCGCCCAGCAAACTCGACCTCCTGGAGCTCCTCGCCGCGATCGGCACCGCCCAGTGGCGCGACTTCACCGCCACCGCGGCGCGCCACGGTCTCACCGCGACCCAGGCCAAGGTGCTCGCCCAGCTCGGCGGCGGCCCGCTGCCGATGCGCGGCCTCGCCGACCGGCTGGTGTGCGACGCCTCCAACATCACCGGCGTCGTGGACCGGTTGGAGGAGCGCGGCCTGGTGCGCCGCGAGCCGTCCACCACCGACCGTCGGGTGAAGCACGTGGTGACCACCGAGGAGGGACGCCGGACGATCCGTCAGGTGCGCGAGGAGATGGCGGTCAGCCGGAACGCCCTGGACGCCCTGGACGACGAGGAGCGCGCCACCCTCCACGCGCTGCTGAGCCGGCTGCGGCCGGCCGCGGAGCGCCGCACCTGA